One region of Halomicrobium sp. LC1Hm genomic DNA includes:
- a CDS encoding BGTF surface domain-containing protein, whose amino-acid sequence MRQQTVPAIVALLLVVPCAAIGAQTTPTATIDYEGEELTVEAAPGEQISGETTLPPGTRLTVRVKSANSASPFLKRLEATVADDGTFTATGDLSDLPPDTAFEAAVVYNATVIDRQSGQIVPCTSDCTATPRSSDTPTAFSTDDPALPRPVVQVRQGGTTEIPIAVGDRERVRLSIGSDQTNYRLNATVTDGDGDGRAVVSFDSVSAGRDAPTLSPVDDDDRVTTDSETTLSDGLDPTEYDLTLLGAGENGTRLSIGTLVVFDQSERTDAPEPPEATTSTPPLNETTPATDRGVDLGGIGALTVGGLLGIVGIALLLGLARGGCGE is encoded by the coding sequence ATGAGACAGCAAACGGTCCCCGCGATCGTCGCGCTCCTCCTCGTCGTCCCGTGTGCCGCGATCGGGGCACAGACGACACCGACCGCGACGATCGACTACGAGGGCGAGGAACTGACGGTCGAAGCCGCGCCGGGCGAGCAGATCAGCGGCGAGACGACGCTCCCACCGGGAACGCGGCTGACCGTCCGGGTCAAGTCGGCCAACAGCGCCTCGCCGTTCCTCAAGCGCCTGGAGGCGACGGTCGCCGACGACGGCACGTTCACGGCGACCGGCGACCTCAGCGACCTCCCCCCAGACACCGCGTTCGAGGCGGCCGTGGTGTACAACGCGACGGTGATCGACAGACAGAGCGGGCAGATCGTCCCCTGTACGAGCGACTGTACGGCCACGCCGAGAAGCAGCGACACGCCGACGGCGTTTTCCACCGACGACCCGGCCCTGCCACGGCCCGTCGTGCAGGTCCGACAGGGCGGGACGACCGAAATTCCGATCGCCGTCGGCGACCGCGAGCGCGTGCGACTGTCGATCGGTAGCGACCAGACCAACTACCGGCTCAACGCGACGGTGACAGACGGCGACGGTGACGGTCGTGCAGTCGTCTCGTTCGACTCGGTCAGTGCGGGTCGAGACGCGCCGACCCTGTCGCCGGTTGACGACGACGACCGAGTGACCACGGACAGCGAAACGACGCTGTCGGACGGACTCGACCCCACCGAGTACGATCTCACGCTGCTCGGTGCCGGCGAAAACGGGACGAGACTCTCGATCGGAACGCTGGTCGTCTTCGATCAGAGCGAGCGCACGGACGCGCCCGAACCGCCCGAGGCGACCACGTCGACGCCACCCCTGAACGAGACGACGCCCGCCACGGATCGCGGCGTCGATCTGGGGGGGATCGGCGCGCTCACCGTGGGCGGACTGCTGGGAATCGTCGGGATCGCGCTCTTGCTCGGACTCGCCAGGGGCGGGTGCGGGGAGTGA
- a CDS encoding isochorismate synthase MenF has translation MSRQDAAETEPASVGAETYVSASRRIDVSPLAAAGAVPDRRRFCWLHPEEPDLLAVGATAAVTVDSPDRFETADDRLTELFGAVDGPDAPEIAAPRAVGGFAFFDGNTVPADTQSHWRAFDDGTFVLPRAQIVAGEDATWLTVTVPEDERSELSSELDDWADRLADAGTHDGTEPEATAFHWSLSREEWEQTVDDVIGRIESDGLDKVVLAQELTVDLDAPVPVAPVLSRLRETYPNCTTFCFSPTPGRTFFGATPETLVALADGHVQTEALAGTTDRGETAAEDTDLADAMLGDEKYQVENRIVADTIADALRPVADDVTVAEPSIKRITNLQHLHRPITATVPNQTSVLSLAERLHPTPAVGGSPRRAASDVIRDVEPFDRGWYASPIGWVDGDGDGTFVVGIRAGLTWDERLALYGGAGIVTGSDPATEYGEVRSRFEPILDALEVELP, from the coding sequence ATGAGTAGACAGGATGCGGCCGAGACCGAGCCGGCTTCGGTCGGTGCCGAAACGTACGTCTCCGCGTCCCGACGAATCGACGTGTCCCCGCTCGCTGCCGCCGGTGCCGTCCCCGATCGGCGGCGATTCTGCTGGCTCCATCCCGAGGAGCCGGACCTGCTCGCCGTCGGCGCGACAGCCGCCGTGACGGTCGACAGCCCCGATCGATTCGAGACCGCAGACGACCGCCTGACGGAGCTTTTCGGAGCCGTCGACGGACCGGACGCCCCCGAGATCGCCGCCCCTCGCGCGGTCGGTGGGTTCGCCTTCTTCGACGGCAACACCGTGCCCGCCGACACACAGAGCCACTGGCGTGCCTTCGACGACGGCACGTTCGTCCTGCCGCGGGCCCAGATCGTCGCCGGGGAAGACGCGACCTGGCTGACGGTCACGGTCCCCGAAGACGAACGCTCCGAGCTGTCGAGCGAACTCGACGACTGGGCCGACCGCCTGGCCGACGCTGGTACCCACGACGGCACCGAGCCAGAAGCGACGGCGTTTCACTGGTCGCTGTCCCGCGAGGAGTGGGAACAGACCGTCGACGACGTGATCGGCCGCATCGAGAGCGACGGACTCGACAAGGTCGTTCTCGCACAGGAACTCACGGTCGACCTCGACGCTCCCGTTCCGGTCGCCCCGGTACTCTCGCGCCTGCGCGAGACGTACCCGAACTGTACGACCTTCTGTTTCTCCCCGACGCCGGGGCGGACGTTCTTCGGTGCGACCCCCGAGACGCTGGTCGCGCTGGCGGACGGTCACGTCCAGACGGAGGCACTGGCCGGGACGACCGACCGGGGCGAGACCGCCGCCGAGGACACCGATCTGGCCGACGCGATGCTGGGCGACGAGAAGTACCAGGTCGAGAACCGCATCGTCGCCGACACGATCGCAGACGCGTTGCGCCCGGTCGCCGACGACGTGACCGTCGCCGAACCGTCGATCAAGCGCATCACGAACCTCCAGCACCTCCACCGCCCGATCACGGCCACGGTCCCGAACCAGACGAGCGTGCTCTCGCTGGCCGAGCGACTCCACCCGACGCCGGCAGTCGGCGGATCGCCCCGACGCGCGGCCAGCGACGTGATCCGCGACGTCGAGCCCTTCGACCGGGGCTGGTACGCCTCGCCGATCGGCTGGGTCGACGGCGACGGCGACGGCACCTTCGTCGTCGGGATCCGCGCGGGGCTGACGTGGGACGAACGGCTCGCGCTGTACGGCGGCGCGGGCATCGTCACGGGCAGCGACCCGGCGACGGAGTACGGCGAGGTACGGTCGCGGTTCGAACCGATTCTAGACGCGCTCGAAGTCGAGCTGCCGTAG
- a CDS encoding S8 family serine peptidase: MGRRPRFVLAGVGIGVLAVTALIAVLAVTAPTVETATAGTGSTTPVVSGEDLDAIHDSGITGDGVRVGVVDVTGFDPGHESIESQVVATRSFGRDQSVRNAGRHDHGTAAASLVARVAPDAELALATFDTPRGYHRAVRWLLDRDVDVIVAPVSFYGTPGDGSARVARVAERARAENVTFVAPTGNLARGHWDGEYDDPSDGKLRFSGGTRNYLRSDGATELTLWLSWDRAHAAETYRASLYWTDGNRTQLIARSQPYERDGVPNQRLSVQLEGGDYFVVVRGPSDATGAHLELVSPTHRFQYDDPAGSITAPATADDVLAVGAYDLRRDRPEPFSSRGPTTDGRTGVDVVAPDRLPAAQRPDGFVGSSAGAPYVGGLAALLLDVDPSRSPTAVERALERHARDVGRDGVDMQTGHGLVRPAPTVRAVANDTG; this comes from the coding sequence ATGGGCAGACGACCGCGGTTCGTACTGGCGGGGGTCGGTATCGGCGTGCTCGCGGTGACGGCGCTGATCGCCGTGCTCGCCGTGACTGCGCCGACCGTCGAGACGGCCACAGCGGGCACGGGATCGACGACGCCGGTCGTCTCTGGCGAGGACCTCGACGCGATCCACGACTCCGGGATCACCGGGGACGGCGTTCGCGTCGGCGTCGTCGACGTCACCGGGTTCGATCCGGGCCACGAGTCGATCGAGAGCCAGGTCGTCGCCACCCGCTCGTTCGGCCGCGACCAGTCGGTTCGCAACGCGGGTCGCCACGACCACGGGACTGCGGCGGCGTCGCTGGTCGCCCGCGTGGCACCGGACGCGGAGCTGGCGCTCGCGACGTTCGACACTCCGCGGGGGTATCACCGCGCTGTCCGGTGGCTGCTCGACCGCGACGTGGACGTGATCGTCGCACCGGTTTCGTTCTACGGGACGCCCGGCGACGGCTCCGCACGGGTCGCACGCGTCGCCGAACGCGCTCGGGCCGAGAACGTGACGTTCGTCGCGCCGACCGGCAATCTCGCGCGTGGCCACTGGGACGGCGAGTACGACGATCCCAGCGACGGGAAGCTCCGCTTCAGCGGCGGTACCCGCAACTACCTGCGCAGCGACGGGGCCACGGAGCTGACGCTGTGGCTCTCCTGGGACCGCGCTCACGCCGCGGAGACGTACCGGGCGTCGCTGTACTGGACCGACGGGAACCGGACCCAGCTGATCGCTCGCTCCCAGCCCTACGAGCGTGACGGCGTTCCCAACCAGCGCCTCTCCGTCCAGCTCGAAGGCGGCGACTACTTCGTCGTCGTCCGCGGACCGTCCGACGCGACCGGCGCACACCTCGAACTCGTCTCGCCGACCCATCGGTTCCAGTACGACGATCCCGCGGGGAGCATCACGGCACCGGCGACCGCCGACGACGTACTCGCGGTCGGCGCGTACGACCTGCGGCGGGACCGACCCGAGCCGTTCTCCTCTCGAGGTCCCACCACGGACGGTCGGACCGGCGTCGACGTGGTCGCGCCCGACCGCCTGCCGGCTGCACAGCGGCCCGACGGCTTCGTCGGCTCTTCTGCCGGCGCTCCGTACGTCGGCGGACTGGCTGCCCTGCTCCTCGACGTGGACCCGAGCCGATCGCCGACGGCCGTCGAACGCGCCCTCGAACGACACGCGCGCGACGTGGGCCGTGACGGCGTCGACATGCAGACCGGGCACGGACTGGTCCGCCCGGCCCCGACGGTGCGGGCCGTGGCCAACGACACCGGGTGA
- a CDS encoding hydantoinase/oxoprolinase family protein, whose protein sequence is MDETLLGVDVGGTFTDVVVVADGRLTTAKVPTTADQSEGVLDGVERACDRAGVGATAVDRFRHATTVAVNAMLERSGATTALVTTEGFADVLAIGRQDRPSLYDLDARGPTPLVPAARRYELDERATTDGIERSVDPDEVRALATEIDADAVAVAFLHAYAHPENERRAAAILRSELDVPVSASHEVLSEFREYERTATTVADAVLTPVVDDYLDRLADRATDSGLPAPRVMQANGGIADPATVRERAVTTVMSGPAAGVVGAAAFEPDDADGVITFDMGGTSSDVSLVRDGSVERTTEAAVGGHPIRIPMVDVETVGAGGGSIASVDAGGALRVGPASAGADPGPACYGRGGTEPTVTDAALVLGYLGSDTTLGADLGLDADAAVAALEDLATAADLDGPVDAARGVFRVANATMTRAIRGVTTERGHDPRRFALATFGGAGPMHAAPLADRLGVDRVVVPRASGVLSAFGLLAAAEHHDAVRTHRTTLGDATRATIEDLYEDLRDRVRADVSDPGAATYRRQADLRYVGQSHELTVDVSEPFRPADLRERFHAAHERARDYRLDDEPVELVNCRVTATIEGTAPERSFEGSGEPRVGTREAVFGDGRRETPIYDWPALVAERPIDGPAIVEGGESTVVCPPGWTLVVDDEGTISLEGSA, encoded by the coding sequence ATGGACGAGACGCTGCTGGGGGTCGACGTCGGCGGCACCTTCACGGACGTGGTGGTCGTCGCCGACGGACGGCTGACGACGGCGAAAGTACCCACGACGGCAGACCAGAGCGAGGGCGTGCTCGACGGCGTCGAACGCGCCTGCGACCGGGCCGGTGTCGGAGCGACCGCTGTCGACCGCTTTCGCCACGCCACGACCGTCGCGGTCAACGCCATGCTCGAACGGTCGGGCGCGACGACGGCACTGGTCACGACCGAGGGCTTCGCCGACGTGCTCGCGATCGGCCGACAGGACCGTCCCAGTCTCTACGATCTGGACGCGCGCGGACCGACGCCGCTCGTCCCCGCGGCGCGACGGTACGAACTCGACGAGCGTGCGACGACCGACGGCATCGAGCGCTCGGTCGATCCCGACGAGGTGCGGGCGCTGGCCACAGAGATCGACGCCGACGCGGTCGCGGTCGCCTTCCTCCACGCGTACGCTCACCCGGAGAACGAGCGGCGTGCGGCGGCGATCCTCCGGTCCGAACTCGACGTGCCCGTCTCGGCCAGCCACGAGGTGCTGTCCGAGTTCCGCGAGTACGAACGCACGGCCACGACGGTCGCCGACGCCGTGCTCACGCCGGTCGTCGACGACTACCTCGACCGGCTCGCGGATCGGGCGACCGACAGCGGGCTCCCCGCACCACGGGTCATGCAGGCAAACGGCGGCATCGCCGATCCGGCCACGGTCCGCGAGCGAGCAGTGACGACCGTCATGTCCGGTCCCGCTGCCGGCGTCGTCGGTGCCGCCGCCTTCGAGCCCGACGACGCCGACGGCGTGATCACGTTCGACATGGGCGGGACCTCCAGCGACGTGTCGCTGGTCCGGGACGGCTCGGTCGAGCGGACGACCGAGGCGGCCGTCGGCGGTCACCCGATCCGGATTCCGATGGTCGACGTCGAGACCGTGGGCGCGGGCGGGGGATCGATCGCCAGCGTCGACGCCGGGGGTGCGCTCCGCGTCGGCCCGGCGTCGGCCGGTGCTGACCCCGGTCCGGCCTGTTACGGTCGGGGCGGGACCGAACCGACTGTGACCGACGCCGCGCTCGTGTTGGGGTATCTCGGCTCCGACACGACGCTCGGTGCCGACCTCGGTCTCGACGCCGACGCCGCGGTGGCCGCGCTAGAGGATCTCGCGACGGCGGCAGACCTCGACGGCCCGGTCGACGCGGCGCGGGGAGTCTTCCGGGTCGCCAACGCGACGATGACGCGAGCGATCCGCGGCGTGACGACCGAGCGCGGGCACGACCCTCGGCGGTTCGCGCTGGCCACCTTCGGCGGTGCCGGGCCGATGCACGCCGCTCCGCTGGCCGATCGCCTCGGCGTCGATCGAGTGGTGGTCCCGCGAGCCAGCGGCGTCCTCTCGGCGTTCGGGCTGCTGGCGGCGGCCGAGCACCACGACGCTGTCAGGACCCATCGGACGACGCTCGGCGACGCGACGCGGGCGACGATCGAGGACCTCTACGAGGACCTCCGCGACCGCGTCCGTGCGGACGTGAGCGACCCCGGCGCGGCGACGTATCGACGACAGGCGGACCTCCGCTACGTCGGCCAGAGCCACGAACTCACCGTCGACGTGAGCGAGCCGTTCCGTCCTGCCGATCTGCGAGAGCGGTTCCACGCGGCCCACGAGCGAGCGCGGGACTACCGGCTCGACGACGAGCCCGTCGAGCTGGTCAACTGCCGCGTCACGGCGACGATCGAGGGGACGGCTCCGGAGCGATCCTTCGAAGGCAGCGGCGAGCCGCGGGTCGGGACTCGCGAGGCGGTCTTCGGAGACGGGCGTCGTGAGACGCCGATCTACGACTGGCCGGCACTGGTGGCGGAGCGGCCGATCGACGGCCCAGCGATCGTCGAGGGCGGCGAGAGCACTGTCGTCTGCCCGCCGGGGTGGACGCTCGTCGTCGACGACGAGGGGACGATCAGTCTGGAGGGGTCGGCGTGA
- a CDS encoding hydantoinase B/oxoprolinase family protein: MTDDAVDAVELEILRNQLESVAEEMGEVLIRGAYSPNITERRDCSTALFDADGRLVAQAEHIPVHLGAMPRAVDAIRDRDPRPGDVFALNDPFAGGTHLPDVTFVSPIGAGAGGRRSRSGDRPTGDDEIVAYAVSRAHHADVGGMAPGSMPAGAREIQQEGLRVPPVRIVADGTVVSDVLELVLANVRNPAQRRADVQAQLAANERGARRIGELLDDHGEGLLAAFDAVVDYSRARMERELSALEPGTYEASGTIEGDGVTDTAVPIEVTVTVEDGAVTVDFAGTAPQVAGNVNAPLAVAESAVYYVIRCITDPDIPPNQGCYDPVTVAAPEGSLLNPTPPAAVVGGNVETSQRVTEVVFDALAAAAPDRVPAESQGTMNNLVVGGPEFTYYETIGGGAGATPNRDGASGVQVGMTNTRNTPVEALEAAYPLRVAEYSLRSDTGGPGRYRGGDGLVREIVVETDATVSLLTDRRQTPPAGRAGGTDGTVGENFVDGEAVASKLTRAVEAGTTVRVETPGGGGYGDPDDA, translated from the coding sequence GTGACCGACGACGCCGTCGACGCGGTCGAGCTCGAAATCCTCCGGAACCAGCTGGAGAGCGTCGCCGAGGAGATGGGCGAGGTGCTGATCCGGGGTGCCTACTCGCCCAACATCACCGAGCGTCGGGACTGCTCGACCGCGCTGTTCGACGCCGACGGGCGGCTGGTCGCACAGGCCGAACACATCCCGGTCCACCTCGGTGCGATGCCCCGTGCCGTCGACGCGATCCGGGACCGGGACCCACGACCCGGCGACGTGTTCGCGCTCAACGACCCCTTCGCCGGTGGCACCCACCTCCCGGACGTGACCTTCGTCTCGCCGATCGGGGCGGGAGCAGGCGGCCGTCGGTCCCGGTCCGGCGACCGGCCCACCGGAGACGACGAGATCGTCGCGTACGCCGTCTCGCGGGCCCACCACGCCGACGTGGGCGGGATGGCTCCCGGCAGCATGCCCGCCGGAGCACGCGAGATCCAGCAGGAGGGGCTGCGCGTGCCGCCGGTCCGGATCGTCGCCGACGGGACGGTGGTCTCAGACGTGTTAGAGCTGGTGCTGGCCAACGTCCGCAACCCGGCCCAGCGCCGGGCCGACGTGCAGGCCCAACTGGCCGCCAACGAGCGCGGAGCCCGCCGGATCGGCGAACTGCTCGACGACCACGGCGAGGGGCTGCTCGCGGCCTTCGACGCCGTCGTCGACTACTCGCGAGCGCGGATGGAGCGCGAGCTGTCGGCCCTCGAACCGGGCACCTACGAGGCCTCGGGGACGATCGAGGGCGACGGCGTGACCGACACGGCGGTGCCGATCGAGGTTACCGTGACCGTCGAGGACGGCGCGGTGACGGTCGACTTCGCGGGGACTGCCCCGCAGGTCGCGGGCAACGTGAACGCGCCGCTCGCCGTCGCCGAGAGCGCCGTCTACTACGTCATACGATGTATCACAGACCCGGATATCCCGCCGAACCAGGGCTGTTACGACCCCGTCACGGTCGCGGCTCCCGAGGGATCGCTGCTGAACCCCACGCCGCCCGCGGCGGTCGTCGGCGGCAACGTCGAGACGAGCCAGCGGGTCACCGAGGTCGTCTTCGACGCGCTCGCGGCGGCCGCACCCGACCGCGTCCCGGCAGAGAGCCAGGGGACGATGAACAATCTCGTCGTCGGGGGACCGGAGTTCACCTACTACGAGACCATCGGCGGCGGCGCGGGCGCGACGCCGAACCGGGACGGTGCCTCCGGCGTCCAGGTGGGGATGACGAACACGCGAAACACGCCGGTCGAGGCGCTGGAGGCGGCGTACCCGCTGCGGGTCGCCGAGTACTCGCTGCGCTCGGACACGGGCGGTCCCGGCCGCTATCGCGGCGGTGACGGACTCGTCCGGGAGATCGTCGTCGAGACCGACGCCACCGTCTCGCTGCTGACCGATCGCCGCCAGACGCCGCCAGCGGGCCGAGCCGGGGGGACAGACGGGACCGTCGGCGAGAACTTCGTCGACGGCGAGGCCGTGGCCTCGAAGCTCACCCGCGCGGTCGAGGCCGGCACTACCGTCAGAGTCGAGACGCCGGGCGGTGGCGGCTACGGCGACCCAGACGACGCCTGA
- a CDS encoding BGTF surface domain-containing protein, with protein MRLQSAMPRYRPPALVLVAVLVGATLTGGVAAQTDTAETPTASFTHEETLTLESGPDQQIRGTTSLEAGTEVTVRIRSANASDPFMARPTAIVDENGTFTVTANLSDMSPGTTFTAALRIDGEAYAETTGQVVECSAACGSTTETEQATAAAASSTASPTGETVTEPTPTASDGPGFGVLGALAGLALTLSGLVSTRN; from the coding sequence TTGAGGCTGCAATCAGCGATGCCACGCTATCGCCCTCCCGCACTCGTCCTCGTCGCCGTCCTCGTCGGCGCGACATTGACCGGCGGCGTCGCGGCACAGACAGACACCGCCGAGACACCGACCGCGTCGTTCACCCACGAGGAGACACTGACCCTCGAATCCGGCCCGGACCAACAGATCCGCGGGACGACATCACTGGAAGCGGGCACGGAAGTGACGGTCAGGATCCGGTCGGCGAACGCCAGCGATCCGTTCATGGCGCGGCCGACGGCGATCGTCGACGAGAACGGCACGTTCACCGTCACGGCGAACCTGAGCGACATGTCGCCGGGAACGACGTTCACGGCGGCGCTCCGCATCGATGGAGAAGCGTACGCGGAAACGACCGGGCAGGTCGTCGAGTGCTCGGCAGCGTGTGGTTCGACGACCGAGACAGAACAGGCGACAGCGGCGGCGGCATCCAGCACGGCGTCACCGACGGGCGAAACGGTCACGGAGCCGACGCCGACAGCGAGCGACGGCCCCGGCTTCGGCGTCCTCGGCGCGCTCGCTGGGCTGGCGCTCACACTCTCCGGTCTCGTGTCGACCCGCAACTGA
- a CDS encoding helix-turn-helix domain-containing protein yields the protein MSGLIDRIQDRATTTSQRARVLEMTEGDADEVLDALASDTGRATFQALFEEPRTPSEIADRVDTSVQNVHYHLSNLEDAELVEPVDTIYSEKGNEMTVYGPASDPLVFVGDDARTPAVRQSVTDVVGGIGVLAAASLFVQWGAERLMRRSVRPPSAVGPASPDTTVAPPDGSIAWVVFEVVEPGVLFFFGALLVATVALLAVRRSPSD from the coding sequence ATGTCGGGACTCATCGACCGCATTCAGGACCGGGCGACGACGACCAGCCAGCGGGCTCGCGTCCTCGAAATGACCGAGGGCGACGCCGACGAGGTACTCGACGCGCTGGCGTCTGATACCGGCCGGGCGACGTTTCAGGCACTGTTCGAGGAACCCCGGACGCCCTCGGAGATCGCCGACCGGGTCGACACGTCGGTCCAGAACGTCCACTACCACCTCTCGAATCTCGAAGACGCGGAGCTGGTCGAGCCGGTCGACACGATCTATTCGGAGAAGGGCAACGAGATGACGGTGTACGGCCCGGCCAGCGACCCGCTGGTGTTCGTCGGTGACGACGCTCGAACGCCGGCAGTCAGGCAGTCGGTGACCGACGTGGTCGGCGGGATCGGCGTCCTCGCCGCGGCGTCGCTGTTCGTCCAGTGGGGTGCCGAGCGACTGATGCGACGGAGCGTCCGCCCGCCGAGTGCTGTCGGCCCTGCGAGCCCGGACACGACCGTCGCACCGCCGGACGGTTCGATCGCCTGGGTCGTCTTCGAGGTCGTCGAACCCGGCGTCCTCTTTTTCTTCGGGGCGCTGCTGGTCGCGACGGTCGCGCTCCTGGCCGTTCGACGCTCACCGTCCGACTGA
- a CDS encoding BGTF surface domain-containing protein, translating to MRRLATLLAALLVGSAIAATPVAAAAETTTATDGTTAPPAPFDYEGDNLTLSAGYAQQVTGQLDRSAGTEVSVVLRSEESDQPFLRKDWATVQDDGSFAVQFDLSAIEPDSDAVATLYADDERIAKQSVHIESCDDACTRQSQNASDDSASSTDASGDGNGVRLADTLVSVRNGETAAFDVQFGDADTATVSLSTEGPDGEPTWEIVATVRDTDDDGTATVQFDTAAAGSDAPTLTADDDELTITRESSLSDDALDPAEYALAVDDGSEIDEPESIGSVVVMTDIQNDDTDERAASAETGDANASDGVQLNSSIVSVRNGETAAFDVQFGETDTATVSLSTEGTDGEPTWEVVATVRDTDDDGTATVQFDTAAAGSDAPTLTADDELTITRESSLSDDALDPASYDLAVDDGTEIDDPESIGTVAVTAGTQDGGASEGDETDAGDTDDEEPATESQDNVKSAGIVGGGVLALFAVLGVGLRLRD from the coding sequence ATGAGACGCCTCGCGACCCTCCTCGCAGCCCTCCTCGTGGGGAGTGCGATCGCGGCGACGCCCGTCGCGGCAGCCGCCGAAACCACGACCGCAACGGACGGTACGACCGCACCGCCCGCTCCCTTCGACTACGAGGGCGACAACCTGACGCTGTCTGCCGGCTACGCACAGCAGGTCACCGGCCAGCTCGATCGGTCGGCCGGAACGGAGGTCTCCGTCGTGCTCCGGTCCGAAGAGAGCGACCAGCCGTTCCTCCGAAAGGACTGGGCGACCGTCCAGGACGACGGTAGCTTCGCCGTGCAGTTCGACCTGTCTGCCATCGAACCAGACAGCGACGCCGTCGCGACCCTCTACGCCGACGACGAGCGCATCGCCAAACAGTCGGTCCACATCGAGAGCTGTGACGACGCCTGCACGAGACAATCCCAGAACGCGAGCGACGACTCGGCGTCGTCGACCGACGCGAGCGGCGACGGGAACGGCGTCCGGCTCGCCGACACCCTCGTCTCGGTGCGAAACGGCGAGACGGCCGCGTTCGACGTTCAGTTCGGTGACGCAGACACCGCGACGGTCTCGCTCTCGACCGAGGGTCCCGACGGCGAACCGACCTGGGAGATCGTCGCTACGGTTCGCGACACTGACGACGACGGCACCGCGACCGTCCAGTTCGACACCGCCGCGGCGGGCAGCGACGCGCCGACGCTGACCGCCGACGACGACGAACTGACGATCACCCGCGAGAGCAGCCTCTCGGACGACGCACTCGATCCCGCAGAATACGCCCTCGCTGTCGACGACGGTTCCGAGATCGACGAACCGGAGAGCATCGGTTCGGTCGTCGTCATGACCGACATCCAGAACGACGACACCGACGAGAGAGCGGCGAGCGCGGAGACTGGCGACGCGAACGCGAGCGACGGCGTGCAACTGAACAGTTCGATCGTGTCGGTGCGAAACGGCGAGACGGCCGCGTTCGACGTTCAGTTCGGTGAGACAGACACCGCGACGGTCTCGCTCTCGACCGAGGGCACCGACGGCGAACCGACCTGGGAGGTCGTCGCCACGGTCCGCGACACCGACGACGACGGCACCGCGACCGTCCAGTTCGACACCGCCGCGGCGGGCAGCGACGCGCCGACGCTGACCGCGGACGACGAGCTGACGATCACCCGCGAGAGCAGTCTCTCGGACGACGCACTCGATCCCGCCAGCTACGACCTGGCCGTCGACGACGGCACCGAGATCGACGATCCGGAGAGCATCGGGACGGTCGCCGTCACGGCCGGCACGCAAGACGGTGGAGCGTCGGAGGGTGACGAGACCGACGCAGGCGACACCGACGACGAGGAACCGGCCACGGAGTCACAGGACAACGTGAAGAGCGCAGGTATCGTCGGCGGCGGTGTCCTCGCCCTGTTCGCGGTGCTCGGGGTCGGACTGCGCCTTCGCGACTAG